Proteins co-encoded in one Verrucomicrobiales bacterium genomic window:
- a CDS encoding DUF3500 domain-containing protein: MHLLRLSPTVVLMTGTFLATFLPHQINAQPATLERATRGTNPAVSAAEAFLATLDGPARAKAIFPFDNAEQRKRWSNLPTGIYKRAGLRLGDLSRPQRDAALAFLASVLSPAGYQKVIGIMEGDELLTKNAPGGNIVFGRDEYYLSFLGAPSAQNPWLIQFGGHHLALNITFVGDKGTLAPSHTAAQPAKFTWEGRTIRPLGAENDLSFELINALDDSQRKQAILGSEFRDLVLGPGQEGKKIVPEGVKVSTFTAKQRALLTDLIQQWVGILNADTAAPRMSEIKSGLGETWFAWSGPTTPGSAAYFRIQGPTLFIEYSPQRLGGDATQHIHTMYRDFSNEFGAKWLKP; this comes from the coding sequence ATGCACCTCCTGCGACTGTCGCCCACCGTCGTCCTGATGACCGGGACGTTTCTTGCCACGTTTCTCCCCCATCAGATCAACGCTCAGCCGGCCACGCTTGAGCGAGCGACGCGCGGCACCAATCCCGCCGTTTCGGCTGCCGAGGCCTTTCTGGCCACCCTGGATGGCCCGGCACGCGCGAAAGCCATCTTCCCCTTCGACAACGCGGAGCAGAGAAAACGATGGTCCAACCTGCCCACCGGCATTTACAAACGTGCGGGCCTACGGCTGGGCGACCTTAGCCGCCCTCAACGCGATGCCGCCCTGGCGTTTCTCGCGTCGGTGTTGAGCCCGGCCGGCTACCAAAAGGTGATTGGCATCATGGAGGGGGACGAACTGCTGACGAAAAATGCGCCCGGAGGGAACATCGTGTTCGGACGGGATGAGTATTATCTCTCTTTCTTGGGAGCGCCGTCGGCCCAGAACCCTTGGCTGATCCAATTCGGCGGGCATCATCTCGCCCTGAACATCACGTTTGTGGGAGACAAGGGAACGCTCGCTCCGAGCCATACTGCAGCCCAACCGGCCAAGTTCACCTGGGAGGGAAGGACCATCCGCCCCTTGGGCGCGGAGAATGATCTGTCGTTTGAGCTCATCAATGCCCTGGACGATTCCCAACGCAAGCAAGCCATCCTCGGATCTGAATTTCGCGATCTGGTGCTCGGACCCGGGCAGGAAGGCAAGAAGATCGTGCCTGAAGGAGTCAAAGTCTCGACCTTCACAGCGAAGCAGCGCGCGCTGCTGACGGATCTGATCCAGCAATGGGTGGGCATCCTGAATGCGGATACCGCTGCTCCCCGAATGTCCGAGATCAAGTCGGGTCTCGGAGAAACCTGGTTCGCTTGGAGCGGGCCGACCACGCCAGGCAGCGCCGCCTATTTCCGAATTCAAGGGCCCACCTTGTTTATTGAGTATTCGCCGCAACGGCTGGGCGGAGATGCCACCCAGCATATCCATACCATGTATCGCGACTTCTCCAACGAGTTCGGAGCCAAATGGCTCAAGCCCTGA
- a CDS encoding mandelate racemase/muconate lactonizing enzyme family protein: MTEVKRRVRGARFLSKTDDRPGYSRLMHIQRILAYRVELPLHETTYKWSGGKSVSVFDSTIVAIETNTGVVGYGEVCPLGPFYLPAYAEGVRAGLRELGPHLIGEDPRQLLKLNRRMDAVLKGHPYVKSGIDIACWDILGQAAGMPVCELLGGRYGDDFHLYRAISQEEPEQMAAKVSGYRAEGYRRFQLKVGGDPDVDIARIHAVAAKLLPGDRLVADANTGWVQHEAVRVAKAVREVDVYIEQPCLTYEECLAVRRQCEHPFVLDENIDDLGILLRAKSDLAMDVVNLKISKLGGLTKIKQARDLCISMGIAMTLEDSWGGDIATAAIAHLAHSTPPEFLFSTTDFNSYVTVSTADGAPTRRNGRLAASQAPGLGIRPKMAVLGMPVVVVDRRA; encoded by the coding sequence ATGACCGAAGTCAAAAGGCGGGTGCGCGGGGCAAGATTTTTATCCAAAACGGATGATCGTCCCGGTTACAGTCGACTCATGCATATCCAGCGCATCCTCGCATACCGTGTGGAACTTCCTCTCCACGAGACCACCTACAAATGGTCCGGGGGCAAGTCCGTCTCGGTCTTCGACAGCACCATCGTCGCCATCGAGACCAACACCGGGGTGGTGGGTTACGGTGAAGTTTGTCCACTGGGCCCCTTCTATCTGCCGGCTTATGCAGAAGGAGTCCGCGCAGGATTGCGTGAACTCGGCCCCCATTTGATAGGCGAGGACCCCCGCCAGTTGCTGAAGCTGAACCGTCGCATGGACGCCGTACTGAAGGGGCATCCCTATGTTAAAAGCGGCATCGATATCGCCTGCTGGGATATTCTGGGACAGGCGGCAGGAATGCCGGTGTGCGAGCTGCTCGGAGGCCGCTACGGCGACGACTTTCATCTCTACCGCGCCATTTCTCAGGAGGAGCCCGAGCAGATGGCCGCCAAAGTGAGCGGATACCGAGCGGAAGGTTATCGACGATTTCAGCTGAAGGTCGGAGGGGATCCCGATGTCGACATCGCTCGCATTCATGCGGTCGCGGCAAAACTCCTCCCGGGAGATCGCTTGGTTGCCGACGCCAATACCGGCTGGGTTCAGCACGAGGCGGTGCGAGTGGCCAAGGCGGTTCGTGAGGTGGATGTCTACATCGAGCAACCCTGCCTAACCTACGAGGAATGCCTGGCGGTCCGCCGACAATGCGAGCATCCGTTTGTTCTGGATGAGAACATCGATGATCTGGGGATCTTGCTGCGGGCGAAGTCCGATCTCGCCATGGATGTGGTCAATCTCAAGATCAGCAAACTCGGAGGTCTGACGAAAATCAAGCAAGCCAGAGATCTCTGCATCAGCATGGGTATCGCCATGACCCTGGAAGATTCCTGGGGTGGAGACATCGCAACGGCCGCCATCGCTCATCTCGCCCACAGCACCCCTCCGGAGTTCCTATTCAGCACCACCGACTTCAATAGCTATGTGACCGTCAGCACGGCGGACGGTGCGCCCACCCGTCGTAACGGCCGGCTCGCGGCCTCCCAAGCACCGGGGTTGGGAATAAGGCCCAAGATGGCGGTGCTGGGAATGCCCGTCGTCGTGGTGGACCGTAGGGCCTAG
- a CDS encoding glutamine synthetase beta-grasp domain-containing protein has protein sequence MAKYKLEYLWLDGYEPVANIRGKTQIKEFSSFPKLEELPMWGFDGSSTRQAEGHSSDCMLKPVAVYPDSTRKNGVLVMCEVMMPDGKTPHRTNARATVLDDPGAWFGFEQEYFLYKDGAPLGFPKGGGFPPPQGKYYTGVGYDAVGCIAREIVETHLDLCLDAGINHEGINAEVAKGQWEFQIFGKGSKNAADQMWVARYLLMRLCEKYGVDVNFHCKPLGIDVDWNGSGMHSNFSTTHLREVGGKPYFEALMAAFDKYKNEHIAVYGPDNHLRLTGLHETQSIDKFNYGIANRGASIRVPHSFVNNGYKGYLEDRRPNSQGDPYKIASRILQTIATVPTK, from the coding sequence ATGGCGAAATACAAACTCGAATATCTCTGGCTGGACGGGTATGAGCCCGTAGCAAACATCCGTGGCAAAACACAGATCAAGGAGTTCAGCAGCTTCCCGAAGCTGGAAGAGCTCCCCATGTGGGGCTTTGATGGCAGTTCCACGCGGCAGGCCGAAGGTCACAGCTCGGATTGCATGCTGAAGCCGGTGGCGGTCTATCCCGATTCCACCCGGAAGAACGGGGTGTTGGTGATGTGCGAGGTCATGATGCCGGACGGCAAGACTCCCCATCGCACCAATGCTCGCGCCACGGTGCTGGATGATCCCGGCGCTTGGTTCGGGTTCGAGCAAGAATATTTCCTCTATAAGGATGGGGCTCCTCTCGGCTTCCCCAAAGGCGGCGGTTTTCCTCCGCCGCAGGGCAAGTACTACACGGGTGTCGGCTACGACGCGGTCGGATGCATCGCTCGCGAGATCGTCGAAACCCATCTCGACCTCTGCTTGGACGCCGGCATCAACCACGAAGGCATCAACGCCGAAGTGGCCAAGGGGCAATGGGAATTCCAGATCTTCGGCAAAGGCTCAAAGAATGCCGCTGACCAGATGTGGGTCGCGCGCTACCTCCTGATGAGGCTCTGCGAGAAATACGGCGTGGACGTGAATTTCCACTGCAAACCGCTGGGCATCGACGTCGATTGGAACGGCTCTGGCATGCACTCGAACTTCTCCACCACGCACCTGCGTGAAGTCGGAGGTAAGCCCTATTTCGAAGCTCTCATGGCAGCTTTCGACAAATACAAGAACGAGCACATCGCGGTGTACGGCCCCGACAACCATCTCCGGCTCACGGGTCTTCACGAAACCCAGTCGATCGACAAGTTCAACTACGGCATCGCGAACCGTGGCGCCTCGATCCGAGTCCCGCATAGCTTCGTGAACAACGGCTACAAGGGTTACTTGGAAGATCGCCGACCGAACTCCCAGGGCGATCCCTACAAGATCGCGAGCCGCATCCTGCAGACGATCGCGACCGTTCCGACGAAGTGA
- a CDS encoding serine/threonine-protein phosphatase produces MESESRPLLATTLQWFGWTDRGRVRTNNEDSFLGLRFDAREVHYLGRVGESPTGQMDFVFAVSDGMGGAMAGEHASRIAVQTITKLLPRGYRLSAEGLASGFSDVLEELFSQVHGELKHLGRCYEECSGMETTLSLCWFTPEWMYFGHVGDSRIYYLPARGDAIKQLSHDDTYVGWLFRNGKLNEREARSHPRRNVLQKALGGGNQFVSPQVGAVGYEPGDVFLLCSDGLTEGLYDSHLAEILRTPDSNLAGKTLAQLLVDESLAKDGRDNTTALVIRVV; encoded by the coding sequence ATGGAATCTGAAAGCCGCCCTTTGTTGGCAACAACCTTGCAGTGGTTCGGATGGACTGACCGTGGCCGAGTGCGAACTAATAACGAGGATTCGTTCCTGGGACTTCGGTTTGATGCCCGGGAGGTTCACTATTTGGGCCGGGTAGGGGAGTCTCCGACGGGACAAATGGATTTCGTCTTTGCGGTGAGCGATGGCATGGGCGGGGCCATGGCTGGAGAGCATGCCAGCCGCATTGCGGTCCAAACGATTACCAAACTGCTCCCACGCGGTTACCGATTGTCGGCCGAGGGCCTGGCCTCCGGTTTCTCGGATGTGCTGGAGGAGCTTTTCAGCCAGGTTCACGGAGAGCTGAAACATCTGGGACGGTGCTATGAGGAGTGTTCCGGGATGGAGACCACCCTGAGCTTGTGCTGGTTTACCCCCGAGTGGATGTATTTTGGCCACGTGGGCGACAGTCGCATCTACTACCTGCCCGCCCGCGGAGACGCGATTAAACAGCTGAGCCACGACGATACCTACGTCGGATGGCTCTTCCGCAACGGGAAGCTGAATGAACGGGAAGCGCGTTCACATCCGCGCCGCAATGTGCTGCAGAAGGCTCTCGGTGGAGGCAACCAATTTGTAAGTCCCCAGGTGGGAGCGGTCGGATATGAGCCCGGCGACGTGTTTCTCCTCTGTTCCGACGGTTTAACGGAGGGTCTCTACGATAGCCATCTCGCGGAGATTCTCCGCACTCCGGATTCGAACCTGGCTGGGAAGACCCTGGCGCAGCTTTTGGTGGACGAGTCGTTGGCCAAGGATGGTCGTGACAACACCACCGCGTTGGTGATCCGCGTGGTTTGA
- a CDS encoding DUF3568 family protein, protein MNHLKVWGRLTVLLAAMSCVQGCAVLLVGGAAAGVAYGTIKYSNNTLETTHNVSLDRVWTAATAALKDLQLPVNSSKKDGSAGVLQSKNAQGQPVTVQAIRKTDTVTDVRITVGTFDSAENRTKAQQIHDKLKARL, encoded by the coding sequence ATGAATCATTTGAAGGTGTGGGGAAGGCTGACGGTGTTGCTGGCAGCGATGTCGTGTGTGCAGGGTTGTGCGGTACTCCTCGTTGGTGGAGCAGCTGCCGGTGTTGCCTATGGCACCATCAAGTACAGCAACAACACCCTGGAGACGACGCACAATGTATCGCTGGACCGGGTTTGGACCGCGGCCACTGCCGCGCTTAAGGACCTTCAGCTGCCGGTGAATTCCTCCAAGAAGGACGGCTCCGCGGGAGTCCTCCAGTCCAAGAATGCGCAGGGGCAGCCGGTGACGGTCCAGGCCATCCGGAAAACCGACACGGTGACCGACGTTCGAATTACGGTGGGAACCTTTGACAGCGCCGAGAACCGCACCAAGGCCCAACAGATTCACGACAAGCTGAAGGCCAGGCTGTGA
- a CDS encoding serine/threonine protein phosphatase, producing the protein MLQVKDTLRATVQVSFDGRVFKTYHGPDAPQRFEREVKVLKYLESRGCGFVPKLLEADPSKLRIATTNCGTRVEHLDAARTAELFAELETFGVRHDDPEMRNVTYRQADGRFCIIDFELATILSEAEGQK; encoded by the coding sequence ATGTTGCAGGTAAAAGACACGCTGAGGGCCACGGTCCAGGTAAGTTTCGATGGTCGGGTCTTCAAGACCTATCACGGGCCGGATGCGCCTCAGCGCTTCGAGCGGGAGGTCAAGGTGTTGAAGTATCTTGAATCGCGAGGTTGCGGCTTCGTGCCCAAGTTGCTGGAGGCAGACCCTTCGAAGCTTCGAATCGCGACCACCAACTGCGGCACGCGAGTTGAACATTTGGACGCGGCACGCACTGCGGAGCTTTTTGCGGAGCTGGAGACGTTTGGGGTGCGTCATGACGACCCCGAAATGCGTAATGTGACGTATCGCCAGGCCGATGGGCGGTTCTGCATCATCGATTTTGAGTTGGCGACCATCCTTTCTGAGGCGGAAGGTCAGAAGTAA